In a genomic window of Curtobacterium sp. MCBD17_035:
- a CDS encoding Na+/H+ antiporter, giving the protein MDGLELAVVLGATILVGGVVAQRIRVAAPLVLLVLGAGVGFLPGLGGVRLPSEAVLLLFLPALLYWESLNTSLREIRSNLRTIALLAVGLVFATAAVVAVVAHLLGLTWALSITLGAVLAPTDATAVAAVAARLPRRLITTLRAESLVNDGTALVLYSVAVGAVVSGQDIDVWGAVVRFFASYGFGIAIGLAVGLIVYWVRRYLDNRLLENTLSVLTPFLAYLPAELFGVSGVVSVVTAGLLLTQIGHRVISAHARIQGYGFWQVTSYLLNGALFVLVGLDFHPTLLAVLHDDWVTALALGLGSTAAVIGMRFLWVNTTPYASRLLDRRAGERDRHLHFRERMPIAWAGFRGAVSLAAALGVPRAMSDGSPVHDRDLVIAATFVVILVTLVVEGLTMPVIVRWARLPEDPEEQREEIEAERAALQGALDSLDDVASRLESPEEVREDLRADYGRRLERLRRDAEAAEGDAAAASRAAADAGVTVSAAVIGGTGGSAGEAMAAGADGSDAEDPIGGAAEDATDVEPDEIQLEREAEQADIALRLALLEAKRAAVDDLRRSRAIDDAVMRRVQSRFDVEELRLAAISEDD; this is encoded by the coding sequence GTGGACGGACTCGAGCTCGCCGTCGTGCTCGGCGCGACCATCCTCGTCGGGGGCGTGGTCGCCCAACGCATCCGCGTCGCGGCGCCGCTCGTCCTCCTGGTGCTCGGCGCGGGGGTCGGGTTCCTGCCGGGGCTCGGCGGCGTGCGGCTGCCGTCCGAAGCGGTGCTGCTGCTGTTCCTCCCCGCACTCCTGTACTGGGAGTCCCTCAACACGTCACTGCGCGAGATCCGGAGCAACCTGCGCACGATCGCGCTGCTCGCGGTGGGTCTCGTGTTCGCCACGGCCGCGGTGGTCGCGGTCGTCGCGCACCTGCTCGGGCTGACCTGGGCGCTGTCGATCACGCTCGGCGCGGTCCTCGCCCCGACCGACGCCACGGCGGTCGCGGCGGTGGCCGCGCGGTTGCCCCGGCGGCTCATCACGACGCTCCGGGCCGAGAGCCTCGTCAACGACGGCACCGCGCTCGTCCTCTACTCCGTCGCCGTGGGTGCCGTGGTGAGCGGGCAGGACATCGACGTGTGGGGCGCGGTCGTGCGGTTCTTCGCCTCGTACGGGTTCGGCATCGCGATCGGCCTGGCGGTCGGTCTCATCGTCTACTGGGTGCGGCGGTACCTCGACAACCGGCTGCTCGAGAACACGCTCAGCGTGCTCACCCCGTTCCTCGCGTACCTGCCCGCCGAGCTGTTCGGCGTCTCCGGGGTCGTCTCGGTGGTCACGGCGGGGTTGCTCCTGACGCAGATCGGGCACCGCGTCATCAGTGCGCACGCGCGGATCCAGGGGTACGGCTTCTGGCAGGTCACGTCCTACCTGCTCAACGGCGCGCTGTTCGTGCTCGTCGGACTCGACTTCCATCCGACGCTCCTCGCCGTGCTCCACGACGACTGGGTGACGGCACTCGCGCTCGGGCTCGGGAGCACCGCCGCGGTGATCGGCATGCGGTTCCTCTGGGTCAACACGACCCCGTACGCGAGCCGGTTGCTCGACCGGCGTGCGGGGGAGCGCGACCGGCACCTGCACTTCCGGGAGCGCATGCCGATCGCGTGGGCCGGGTTCCGGGGCGCGGTGTCGCTCGCGGCCGCGCTCGGTGTCCCGCGCGCCATGTCCGACGGGAGCCCGGTCCACGACCGCGACCTCGTCATCGCGGCGACGTTCGTCGTCATCCTCGTGACGCTCGTGGTCGAGGGACTCACGATGCCCGTGATCGTGCGATGGGCACGCCTGCCCGAGGACCCCGAGGAGCAACGGGAGGAGATCGAGGCGGAGCGGGCGGCCCTGCAGGGGGCGCTCGATTCGCTCGACGACGTCGCGAGCCGGCTCGAGTCGCCCGAGGAGGTCCGTGAGGACCTGCGCGCCGACTACGGGCGCCGCCTCGAGCGGCTGCGGCGCGATGCGGAGGCCGCCGAGGGCGACGCCGCGGCAGCGAGTCGGGCGGCGGCGGACGCCGGGGTGACCGTGTCCGCCGCGGTGATCGGCGGCACGGGCGGATCGGCCGGCGAAGCCATGGCTGCAGGTGCCGACGGCTCCGACGCGGAGGACCCGATCGGCGGGGCTGCTGAGGATGCGACGGACGTCGAGCCCGACGAGATCCAGCTCGAGCGGGAGGCCGAGCAGGCCGACATCGCGCTGCGGCTCGCGCTGCTCGAGGCGAAGCGGGCGGCCGTCGACGACCTCCGACGCTCCCGGGCCATCGATGACGCGGTGATGCGGCGCGTGCAGAGCCGGTTCGATGTCGAGGAGCTCCGCCTCGCCGCGATCAGCGAGGACGACTGA